A single region of the Streptococcus sanguinis genome encodes:
- the essB gene encoding type VII secretion protein EssB has translation MSDKIEIKYSKEKVKVILPASHFSRQKLSTIENYVDAAVTLEDNGFLSLIYDKPKYSYSLKDLIAEEMTEVKRLELAQKMESLTFSEHNFKVSYIHPKNIFLQGSVVKILHFGLEGIMSPIPYTSETFLMSYKALVVSILRPKLDFELLIDGIAAIRDSLVQDIAACKTYEEVIKYVNEAYDKAYQEEKKKKIVVSKRSWRIFSIGMGIFSVTTVALGAFAAYFYFWSIPVQRATVDAQSHFISKHYDDVADDLQKFQVNRLGKEAKYVLASSYVHLDNLSEEQKSSVLNTITPSSEENLLDYWIYLGRGDYKKSLDLAQNIGDDQLTLHAYTNLYEQTREDKNMKGANKQKKLSEYRKEIEELSKKLGVKVGEEKDE, from the coding sequence ATGAGTGATAAAATTGAAATTAAATACAGTAAGGAAAAGGTCAAGGTTATTCTGCCAGCCAGCCATTTTTCTCGTCAAAAGTTATCTACAATTGAAAATTATGTGGATGCTGCCGTGACATTAGAAGATAATGGTTTTTTATCACTAATTTATGATAAGCCAAAATATTCTTATAGTCTTAAAGATCTTATTGCGGAAGAGATGACAGAAGTAAAGCGTTTGGAGTTGGCTCAGAAAATGGAGTCTTTGACATTCTCTGAGCATAATTTTAAGGTTTCTTATATCCATCCGAAAAATATATTTCTACAAGGAAGTGTTGTTAAGATTCTACATTTTGGTTTAGAAGGAATTATGAGTCCTATACCTTATACTTCAGAAACGTTTCTAATGAGCTACAAGGCTTTGGTTGTCTCTATTCTGCGACCAAAACTTGATTTTGAATTACTAATAGATGGTATAGCTGCAATAAGAGATTCATTGGTACAGGATATAGCTGCATGTAAGACATATGAAGAAGTAATAAAATATGTTAATGAAGCTTACGACAAAGCTTATCAGGAAGAAAAGAAAAAAAAGATAGTGGTTTCAAAACGGAGTTGGCGTATTTTTTCTATTGGAATGGGAATTTTTAGCGTTACAACTGTTGCTTTAGGAGCTTTTGCAGCATATTTTTATTTTTGGTCTATCCCTGTTCAGCGTGCGACAGTGGATGCACAGAGCCATTTTATTTCTAAGCATTATGACGATGTTGCCGACGATTTACAAAAATTTCAAGTAAATCGCTTAGGTAAAGAAGCAAAATATGTTTTAGCGTCTTCTTATGTTCATTTAGATAACTTGTCTGAGGAGCAGAAATCAAGCGTTTTAAACACAATCACTCCATCCAGCGAGGAAAATCTTTTAGATTATTGGATTTATCTTGGAAGGGGAGACTATAAAAAATCTCTAGATTTAGCTCAGAATATTGGGGATGATCAGTTGACCCTGCACGCTTATACTAATTTATATGAACAAACCCGTGAAGATAAGAATATGAAGGGTGCTAATAAACAAAAAAAATTAAGTGAATATCGCAAGGAAATAGAGGAGCTTTCT
- a CDS encoding type VII secretion EssA family protein: MLKKSSRVLVIFLLLLFTGSTVYAKDGELDLKTDSITQKKQRSQGNEIEHIYAPNLFMDRIEQEATKSKTDAQEMLKTANQANFSKKEVRSGDGLDLQVYRHALFQNYQVSDSIIVDTEESGATMIWSILGAVLFIVAMILIGIYLGRIFHGGKIFKRNN; the protein is encoded by the coding sequence ATGTTGAAAAAATCAAGTCGAGTTTTAGTGATATTTTTATTGTTATTGTTTACTGGAAGTACTGTTTATGCTAAGGACGGCGAATTAGATTTAAAAACAGATTCGATAACACAAAAAAAGCAGCGTTCCCAAGGTAATGAAATTGAGCATATTTATGCACCTAATTTATTTATGGATAGAATAGAGCAAGAAGCGACGAAATCTAAAACTGATGCTCAGGAAATGCTTAAGACTGCAAACCAAGCTAATTTCAGTAAGAAAGAAGTTCGGAGTGGTGATGGACTCGACCTCCAAGTTTATCGACATGCTCTTTTTCAGAACTATCAGGTTTCTGACAGTATTATTGTAGACACAGAGGAATCAGGGGCCACAATGATATGGTCAATTCTTGGTGCAGTATTATTTATTGTAGCAATGATTTTAATTGGAATTTATTTAGGAAGGATTTTTCATGGGGGAAAAATATTTAAACGCAACAATTAG
- a CDS encoding DUF4176 domain-containing protein, translating into MTDKILPLGSVVTLKNGDGSEVMIVSRASVIEVEDGQGGTKSVYFDYGSVVIPNGMQTPDNLFFFNRENVKEVLFEGYRNEDEKAFEEHYDTWMKSAEVPKGSI; encoded by the coding sequence ATGACAGATAAAATTTTACCTTTGGGTTCAGTTGTAACCCTCAAAAATGGTGATGGTAGTGAAGTGATGATTGTTTCACGAGCTAGTGTAATCGAAGTGGAAGATGGTCAAGGAGGGACTAAGAGTGTCTATTTTGACTACGGTTCAGTAGTTATTCCGAACGGGATGCAGACACCAGACAATTTGTTCTTTTTCAATAGAGAAAATGTCAAAGAAGTTTTATTTGAGGGATATAGAAACGAAGATGAGAAGGCTTTTGAAGAGCATTACGATACTTGGATGAAGTCAGCAGAAGTTCCAAAAGGTTCTATTTAA
- a CDS encoding T7SS effector LXG polymorphic toxin, translating to MSNSQTSITTQLETAKTSFVNLVSSESLKGDVKGAIDSKISNHQVPLLTNFSNALAVLSAQYDKTIEQFKSTVSETAADAIIDTDYLQGLLDGFSSIETNISTVNQATANIYSSISDIISLTNPDASAITTPLSEGKTILTDTKTNMASFNGWKRGDEYSKLLQVQATALKGLEGAGKSSFTSKEAQAFYKGTAFMDGVEEVTNSVLNSTPIKVLDYIVEELKSIAQSLGIEGFKAASTKAGAMVNSLIRKSVGRKLLQYGVRGANFVMINSGTRTGTQALARAAKSLAKGEKIAGWATKFGKFIGGHVDDVRVVKDSLGKLNKAFLKEDVLRNMKSAVSQKGFGAVKQVGAIGTVLALKDGWDTFQQNRGKYGDAHALADGVAHAAGSFSGAVVGAQVGAVIGSAIPIPVVGTVIGTVAGTIIGDAVGKGINHVWDKFSHGEWKLPKLW from the coding sequence TTGTCTAACTCACAAACCTCGATTACAACTCAGCTTGAGACAGCTAAGACCTCTTTTGTGAATTTGGTAAGTTCGGAAAGTCTCAAAGGAGATGTTAAGGGAGCAATTGATTCCAAGATTAGCAATCATCAGGTTCCCTTATTGACGAATTTTTCTAATGCTTTAGCCGTTCTTTCTGCTCAATACGATAAGACCATCGAACAATTTAAATCAACAGTTTCAGAGACAGCAGCAGATGCGATTATTGATACGGATTATTTGCAGGGACTTTTGGATGGCTTTTCGAGCATAGAAACCAATATTAGTACGGTGAATCAAGCAACGGCAAATATTTATAGCTCCATCTCTGATATTATCAGTCTGACGAATCCAGATGCCAGCGCAATTACCACTCCTTTGTCAGAAGGAAAGACCATTTTGACTGATACTAAAACCAATATGGCCAGCTTCAACGGTTGGAAGCGGGGAGATGAGTATAGCAAGCTGTTACAAGTTCAGGCGACTGCTCTGAAGGGACTGGAAGGAGCAGGTAAGAGTTCCTTTACTTCAAAAGAAGCACAGGCATTTTATAAAGGCACTGCCTTTATGGATGGAGTTGAGGAAGTTACCAATTCTGTTTTAAATTCGACACCTATAAAGGTGTTAGACTATATTGTAGAAGAACTAAAATCTATTGCGCAATCTTTAGGAATAGAAGGCTTTAAAGCAGCTTCAACTAAGGCTGGAGCAATGGTAAATTCCTTAATTAGGAAATCGGTAGGTCGTAAATTGCTTCAATACGGTGTTAGAGGAGCTAATTTTGTTATGATTAATTCTGGCACTCGTACTGGGACTCAAGCTCTTGCACGAGCAGCTAAATCTCTTGCAAAAGGGGAGAAGATTGCTGGTTGGGCTACTAAATTTGGTAAATTCATCGGAGGCCATGTAGATGATGTGCGTGTTGTAAAAGATTCTCTAGGGAAACTTAATAAAGCATTTCTTAAAGAAGATGTATTAAGAAATATGAAATCTGCTGTTTCTCAAAAAGGCTTCGGAGCAGTAAAGCAAGTAGGCGCTATTGGCACAGTATTAGCGTTGAAAGATGGTTGGGATACATTCCAACAGAATAGGGGCAAATATGGGGATGCTCATGCACTAGCTGATGGAGTCGCCCATGCAGCAGGTAGCTTTAGTGGCGCGGTAGTCGGAGCTCAAGTCGGAGCAGTTATTGGCTCTGCTATTCCAATCCCTGTAGTAGGAACGGTAATAGGAACAGTAGCAGGGACGATTATCGGAGATGCAGTTGGAAAAGGGATCAATCATGTATGGGATAAGTTTTCACACGGAGAGTGGAAGCTACCCAAGCTGTGGTAA
- a CDS encoding DUF4176 domain-containing protein, whose amino-acid sequence MSKSKELLPLGSIVYLEEGTQKLVIVGRGVIFDDPDTGKQVFTDYMGVLYPQGLQPDSTIFFQHENIDKIIFEGYRDEEESRFLEIYHGWESELTIPRKEIVK is encoded by the coding sequence ATGAGTAAATCAAAAGAATTATTACCGTTAGGTAGTATTGTTTATTTGGAAGAAGGAACCCAGAAATTAGTTATTGTTGGTCGTGGAGTTATTTTTGATGATCCTGATACTGGAAAACAAGTATTTACGGATTATATGGGAGTTCTTTATCCCCAAGGCTTACAACCAGATTCAACAATTTTTTTCCAGCATGAAAATATAGATAAAATAATTTTTGAGGGATATAGAGATGAGGAAGAATCTCGCTTTTTGGAAATTTATCATGGCTGGGAATCAGAATTGACTATTCCAAGAAAGGAAATTGTCAAATAA
- a CDS encoding T7SS effector LXG polymorphic toxin: MKIDMTEVHNQKTALSNSQTSITTQLETAKTSFVNLVSSESLKGDVKEAIDAKISNHQVPLLTNFSNALAVLSAQYDKTIDQFKSTVSETAADAIIDTDYLQGLLDGFSSIETNISTVNQATANIYSSISDILSLTNPDASAITTPLSEGKTILTDTKTNMASFNGWKRGDEYSKVLQSQTQTLASLSTMAGLSFTDAEAKAFYTSQDFLKAVKKISSKANGSTPVELLGLVSKTINKDLGKWKRWNEYDRFVAFMGRDEVKRITQILGLTPARLTKALLKSDGIWEILDALEKKGPKAYKFVSKILDGMAKYESLGKFGGKLGKAMGTGYDWLQKAASPLKSFAKWGLQKVSNFKSLEEAIKTGRNFVGDAKFLGKGIKFIGKLGTVATFADLGFTAISSGINEYSKSGDLGKAVGRGALDAVASVGPLEGATIGGAIGGPVGAGVGFLAGAAIQGIKWLEPKFFDDPVKGTKNIVNKVGNGIKGVANAVSNGIGGIGKALGFG, translated from the coding sequence ATGAAAATAGATATGACAGAGGTTCATAACCAGAAGACGGCATTGTCTAACTCACAAACCTCGATTACAACTCAGCTTGAGACAGCTAAGACCTCTTTTGTGAATTTGGTAAGTTCGGAAAGCCTCAAAGGAGATGTCAAGGAAGCTATTGATGCCAAGATTAGTAATCATCAGGTTCCCTTATTGACGAATTTTTCTAATGCTTTAGCGGTGCTCTCTGCTCAATATGATAAGACTATTGACCAGTTTAAATCAACAGTTTCAGAGACAGCGGCAGATGCAATTATTGATACGGATTATTTACAAGGGCTTTTAGATGGCTTTTCGAGTATAGAGACCAATATTAGTACGGTAAATCAAGCAACGGCAAATATTTATAGTTCCATCTCTGATATTCTCAGTCTGACGAATCCAGATGCCAGCGCAATTACCACTCCTTTGTCAGAAGGAAAGACCATTTTGACTGATACTAAAACCAATATGGCCAGCTTCAATGGTTGGAAGCGGGGAGATGAATATAGTAAGGTACTGCAGTCGCAAACTCAAACTTTAGCAAGTCTTTCTACTATGGCGGGTCTTTCATTTACTGATGCAGAAGCCAAGGCGTTCTATACTAGCCAAGATTTCTTAAAGGCAGTTAAGAAAATTTCCTCCAAAGCAAATGGCTCAACACCAGTAGAACTGTTAGGATTGGTTTCTAAGACGATTAATAAAGATTTGGGGAAATGGAAGAGGTGGAATGAATATGACCGCTTTGTAGCCTTTATGGGTAGGGATGAAGTGAAGCGCATTACACAAATTCTAGGGCTTACTCCTGCAAGATTAACTAAGGCACTCCTTAAGTCGGATGGTATTTGGGAGATTTTAGACGCGCTAGAAAAGAAAGGTCCTAAAGCCTATAAGTTTGTCTCAAAGATTCTGGATGGAATGGCAAAGTACGAGTCGTTGGGTAAATTTGGTGGCAAATTGGGAAAAGCGATGGGTACAGGATATGATTGGTTGCAAAAGGCAGCTAGTCCTTTAAAATCATTTGCTAAATGGGGCTTGCAGAAAGTTTCTAACTTCAAATCTTTAGAAGAAGCAATTAAAACTGGTAGAAATTTTGTTGGTGATGCTAAGTTTTTGGGCAAAGGTATAAAGTTTATAGGGAAATTAGGAACTGTTGCAACATTCGCAGATCTGGGCTTCACTGCTATTTCTAGTGGTATTAATGAGTATTCTAAATCGGGTGATTTGGGTAAAGCAGTTGGCCGAGGTGCTCTTGATGCTGTTGCCAGTGTTGGTCCGTTGGAGGGTGCTACTATTGGAGGTGCGATAGGTGGTCCCGTTGGAGCAGGGGTCGGATTCCTTGCTGGAGCAGCTATTCAAGGAATTAAGTGGCTTGAACCTAAATTCTTTGATGACCCAGTAAAAGGAACCAAAAATATTGTTAACAAGGTTGGAAATGGAATCAAAGGAGTTGCGAATGCAGTTTCCAACGGAATAGGTGGAATAGGTAAGGCACTAGGATTTGGGTGA
- a CDS encoding DUF4176 domain-containing protein codes for MNEISDLYQNSLLQLGIDEGERAILEQVGQSLISQGDAFRRLQLAIVKKESFYSYSSLLGTSVTMEFDWEREKATLAYLGSELVLSMKDFRIWLSCTDLLLAPILPLGSLVELDRELLPEELVSEMEKAKVPLMAMVTGRRLISEPDDREYIDYLASIYPYGMRPDIEPLFIPSYLISQVIQEGYSDNLDQSYVDQQYRRDYFRQRIFSMTHSIEGEDR; via the coding sequence ATGAATGAGATAAGTGACCTTTATCAAAATTCCTTACTTCAATTAGGAATTGATGAGGGTGAGAGAGCCATTTTGGAGCAAGTGGGTCAATCCTTAATTAGTCAAGGAGATGCATTTCGTAGGCTTCAGTTAGCAATTGTCAAGAAAGAGTCCTTTTATAGCTACAGTAGCTTGCTTGGCACATCTGTTACGATGGAGTTTGATTGGGAAAGAGAAAAAGCAACTCTGGCTTATTTAGGCTCGGAGCTCGTTTTGTCTATGAAAGACTTTAGAATTTGGTTATCTTGCACTGATTTACTGTTGGCTCCAATCCTCCCCTTGGGCAGTTTGGTAGAGTTAGATCGTGAGTTGCTTCCAGAGGAATTGGTATCCGAGATGGAGAAAGCTAAAGTTCCCCTTATGGCGATGGTTACGGGGCGTAGGTTAATCTCTGAACCAGATGATCGGGAATACATAGATTATCTAGCTAGCATCTATCCCTATGGTATGAGGCCAGATATTGAACCTTTGTTTATCCCAAGCTATTTGATTTCTCAGGTTATCCAAGAAGGTTACAGTGATAATTTGGATCAATCTTATGTAGATCAGCAGTATCGTAGGGATTATTTTCGACAGAGGATTTTTTCCATGACACATAGTATTGAAGGAGAAGATAGATGA
- a CDS encoding DUF5082 family protein, whose amino-acid sequence MSDASYYQGLANQESQNHDDAISQKAAVDAKISRLETAKSDLSTQINNFQTGIIDALTKIKGEDESSFKGDRKNKYAEKYDSANTAATTNKTSHDTNLSSIDAKIGELQAESASLQTAADTAYNNMLNYQSLANSASSE is encoded by the coding sequence ATGTCAGATGCATCTTATTACCAAGGATTAGCTAATCAAGAATCTCAAAATCATGATGATGCAATTTCTCAAAAAGCTGCCGTAGATGCAAAGATTTCTCGCTTAGAAACTGCCAAATCGGACTTATCCACTCAGATAAATAATTTTCAGACAGGTATTATAGATGCCTTAACGAAAATAAAAGGGGAAGATGAATCCAGTTTTAAAGGGGATCGGAAGAATAAATATGCAGAGAAGTACGATTCTGCTAATACTGCTGCTACAACTAATAAAACGAGTCACGACACAAATTTGAGTAGTATAGATGCTAAGATTGGGGAGCTTCAAGCAGAGTCGGCCAGCTTACAGACAGCAGCAGATACGGCCTATAATAACATGCTTAATTATCAGTCTTTGGCAAATTCAGCTAGTTCAGAATAG
- a CDS encoding WXG100 family type VII secretion target, producing the protein MAEISLSPEQLTSQAAVYSNARDQIEAAIQTVNTANGEMQAHWKGSAFQSYLEQYQQLHGDVVKFQELLSSINQQLVSYANTVSERDTADANSFGFKG; encoded by the coding sequence ATGGCAGAAATTTCATTATCCCCAGAACAGCTCACCTCACAAGCTGCAGTTTATTCTAATGCTCGCGATCAAATCGAAGCAGCTATTCAGACAGTAAATACTGCTAACGGTGAAATGCAAGCTCACTGGAAAGGTAGTGCCTTCCAATCTTATCTTGAACAATATCAACAATTGCATGGTGATGTGGTTAAATTCCAAGAATTGTTGAGCTCTATCAATCAACAATTGGTTAGTTATGCTAATACTGTATCAGAACGTGATACAGCGGATGCAAATAGCTTTGGTTTCAAAGGATAA
- a CDS encoding bifunctional 2',3'-cyclic-nucleotide 2'-phosphodiesterase/3'-nucleotidase, with the protein MSKSSLQKTVVLLSAAALAAAVNAVQADENTPAVTTNPAPVESNAAEAKPTTAASPTEATATPESTEPSSAISPENASGNADALIAMARNVAATEDTKPVEGQTVDIRILATTDLHTNLVNYDYYQDKPVETLGLAKTAVLIEKAKKENPNVLLVDNGDTIQGTPLGTYKAIVDPVEKGEQHPMYAALQALGFEAGTLGNHEFNYGLDYLNRVIETAGMPLVNANVLDPATGKFIYQPYKIIEKTFTDTQGRLTTVKIGVTGIVPPQILNWDKANLEGKVVVRDSVEAIRDIIPEMRKAGADITLVLSHSGIGDDKYEKGEENEGYQIASLPGVDAVVTGHSHAEFPSGNGTGFYEKYPGVDGVNGKINGTPVTMAGKYGDHLGVIDLKLNYTDGKWKVTDSKGSIRKVDTKSNVADQRVVDIAKESHQGTINYVRQQVGTTTAPITSYFALVKDDSSVQIVNNAQLWYAKQELAGTPEANLPILSAAAPFKAGTRGDATAYTDIPAGPIAIKNVADLYLYDNVTAILKVNGAQLKEWLEMSAGQFNTIDPNNSQPQNLVNTDYRTYNFDVIDGVTYEFDITQPNKYDREGKLANPNASRVRNLKYQGKEIDPNQEFIVVTNNYRSNGNFPGVREASLNRLLNLENRQAIINYILAVKNINPSADQNWHFADTIKGLDLRFLTADKAKNLIGTDGDIVYLAASAQEGFGEYKFVYVAPKTEAVPIEQPSRPTIAVEAANLQHSKVDFPVLTAVDPSTNKQTSHRQAGAESLPATGEKTSSLGLLGLAMTGLAGIFTFKKRKRQ; encoded by the coding sequence ATGTCTAAATCATCCCTTCAAAAAACGGTTGTACTTTTGAGCGCAGCGGCTCTTGCAGCAGCTGTAAATGCTGTTCAAGCTGATGAGAATACTCCAGCAGTCACTACTAATCCTGCTCCAGTAGAAAGCAACGCAGCGGAAGCAAAACCAACGACTGCTGCAAGTCCTACTGAAGCTACTGCGACACCAGAGAGCACGGAGCCTAGCTCTGCTATTTCTCCAGAAAATGCCAGTGGGAACGCTGATGCTCTGATAGCTATGGCTCGCAATGTCGCAGCTACTGAGGATACTAAACCCGTGGAGGGACAGACTGTCGATATTCGTATCTTGGCAACGACCGACCTCCATACCAACTTGGTCAACTACGACTACTATCAGGACAAGCCAGTAGAGACCTTGGGACTGGCTAAAACAGCCGTTCTGATCGAGAAGGCCAAGAAAGAAAATCCAAACGTCCTCTTGGTCGACAATGGCGATACCATTCAAGGAACGCCGCTTGGAACCTATAAGGCCATTGTGGATCCTGTGGAGAAGGGCGAGCAGCATCCTATGTACGCTGCTCTGCAAGCTCTGGGCTTTGAAGCTGGTACGCTAGGGAACCATGAGTTCAACTACGGTTTGGACTATCTGAACCGTGTGATTGAGACAGCAGGCATGCCTCTTGTCAATGCCAATGTGCTGGATCCAGCGACTGGTAAATTCATCTATCAGCCTTACAAAATCATCGAAAAGACCTTTACGGATACTCAGGGCCGCTTGACGACTGTCAAGATTGGTGTGACCGGAATTGTACCGCCGCAGATTCTCAACTGGGATAAGGCAAACCTAGAAGGAAAAGTGGTCGTTCGCGATTCTGTTGAAGCTATTCGAGATATTATTCCTGAGATGCGCAAGGCCGGTGCAGACATCACTTTGGTACTTTCTCACTCTGGTATCGGAGACGACAAGTATGAAAAAGGCGAGGAAAATGAAGGTTATCAAATCGCCAGCCTGCCAGGTGTGGATGCTGTCGTAACGGGCCACTCCCACGCAGAATTTCCAAGCGGAAACGGAACTGGTTTCTACGAAAAATATCCTGGCGTAGACGGTGTCAACGGTAAAATCAATGGCACTCCAGTAACCATGGCTGGTAAATACGGCGACCATCTGGGCGTCATCGACCTCAAGCTCAACTATACCGACGGCAAATGGAAAGTCACTGACAGCAAAGGCTCCATCCGCAAGGTAGATACCAAGTCTAATGTAGCAGATCAGCGCGTCGTTGACATTGCCAAAGAATCCCACCAAGGAACTATCAACTATGTCCGCCAGCAAGTCGGCACCACGACTGCACCGATTACCAGCTACTTCGCTCTGGTCAAAGACGATTCATCTGTGCAAATCGTCAACAATGCCCAGCTTTGGTATGCTAAGCAAGAGCTGGCTGGCACGCCTGAAGCTAACCTTCCTATTCTGTCTGCAGCAGCGCCTTTCAAGGCAGGAACTCGTGGGGATGCAACGGCTTACACAGACATTCCAGCTGGTCCTATTGCCATCAAGAACGTAGCAGACCTCTATCTCTACGACAATGTAACTGCTATCCTCAAGGTCAACGGTGCCCAGCTCAAAGAATGGTTGGAAATGTCAGCTGGCCAATTCAACACCATTGACCCAAATAATAGCCAACCGCAAAATCTGGTCAATACTGACTACCGGACTTATAACTTTGATGTTATTGACGGTGTTACCTATGAGTTTGATATTACCCAGCCTAACAAATACGACCGCGAAGGCAAACTGGCCAACCCAAATGCCAGCCGGGTCCGTAACCTGAAATACCAAGGCAAAGAGATTGACCCCAATCAGGAATTTATCGTCGTGACCAACAACTACCGGTCTAACGGCAACTTCCCTGGTGTTCGAGAAGCCAGCCTCAACCGTCTGCTCAATCTGGAAAACCGCCAAGCTATCATTAACTATATCTTGGCTGTCAAAAATATCAATCCAAGTGCAGATCAGAACTGGCATTTCGCTGATACCATCAAGGGACTGGACCTGCGCTTCCTGACAGCTGATAAGGCCAAGAACTTGATTGGTACTGACGGAGACATCGTCTATCTAGCGGCATCTGCCCAAGAAGGATTCGGCGAATACAAATTCGTCTACGTCGCGCCGAAAACAGAAGCGGTGCCTATCGAGCAGCCAAGCCGTCCAACTATCGCAGTCGAAGCAGCCAACCTGCAGCATAGTAAAGTAGACTTCCCTGTCTTGACTGCTGTTGACCCTAGCACAAACAAGCAAACGTCTCACAGACAGGCAGGAGCAGAAAGCCTCCCAGCAACCGGAGAAAAAACATCCTCACTTGGACTCTTGGGACTTGCCATGACCGGACTTGCAGGAATCTTCACCTTCAAAAAACGGAAAAGACAATAA